From a single Bremerella cremea genomic region:
- a CDS encoding tetratricopeptide repeat protein: protein MGDFLRLPSLGFVLLLGLFLGGTNFVDCTVVLGANCEADLETTAPIEKLFGPVDPIRQERAPEEKEAANQKRIAEQKAKQEEEELQQELKSVTDQLQVSLDDVNLWLRRAELYEQLDKREAAISDLNEVLKRQGESASILLRRARLWLKMNENEKAETDAKQAIKLEPKNVETYFALGEIYREQWKLEEAYKCFAYAVKLAPEHVQARYNRAYVVSGANYGKPGLELAANDLKKVLELDPEMDKAHYRYAEVLHALGRYEEAEREATYVLTKHPDLECMVLLRWKIYMMQQKYDPALADAQRWMEFAPARKGRIELRAKAYDGLRKYEEAIADWNVFLEIYPENINGQQMRAQAYRRLKRYEEAAACYTKLMELDPEESRWLQDRAQARIKLGQFDEAMADINGAAALQPTYPQFYSMRADLYKAMGEPAKARAEMIAYRKVIATRSLRNSDSSKYDQQRTEIENNITEQFAKIRSGETPFGSKFRLRLNDEHEDWGKLWLAALAQLLAEPGEATLENRLKYIRVFIEQMDTYPLPKQETDEVIAQLNAIAASEEPEALREKARTDAILLDVFQKANDPTQSIGEPGSLTIDRVNFATDALGSDQSFRRHNQPHQWLKYNQESTSGTFYYREIKRTPEYIELIAIRDATRVRISPDQVLQSPDGKAWFSINEFPGRLAIVERNELTKHVQEQVAQLKQGNSVDRKALYVQYTNPIWVRLWLDGLTSVLATENQPAQKRALAALLLLTQNVNYNILPAAETSHAQDALAAIVKGQFPQEMKNDAKQASRVLEVLSRVNAPGYSGDEPNALNGTQFSYPADEQGRPGMLKKLRSRTPVWQSTKNDRFWASLREVRRTSEFIELFDPNRGLWTRIEPTQAFWSFDQENWQLIGKGELTEQ, encoded by the coding sequence GTGGGTGATTTTCTACGGCTGCCGTCGTTGGGGTTTGTGCTGTTACTGGGTTTGTTTCTGGGGGGCACCAACTTTGTGGATTGCACGGTTGTGCTTGGTGCCAACTGCGAGGCTGACCTCGAGACCACCGCGCCGATTGAAAAGTTGTTTGGGCCCGTCGATCCCATTCGCCAGGAACGCGCCCCAGAAGAAAAGGAAGCGGCCAACCAGAAACGGATCGCCGAGCAGAAGGCCAAGCAAGAGGAAGAGGAGCTTCAACAGGAGTTGAAGTCGGTAACCGATCAGTTGCAAGTTTCGCTTGACGATGTGAACTTGTGGCTACGGCGGGCAGAGCTTTATGAACAGCTCGACAAACGCGAAGCGGCGATAAGCGACCTGAACGAAGTGCTCAAACGCCAAGGGGAATCGGCGAGCATCTTGCTGCGGCGAGCCCGACTTTGGCTGAAGATGAACGAAAACGAGAAGGCCGAGACCGACGCCAAGCAGGCCATCAAGTTAGAGCCAAAAAACGTAGAGACCTATTTTGCGTTAGGAGAAATCTACCGCGAGCAATGGAAGCTGGAAGAGGCGTACAAATGCTTTGCGTACGCAGTCAAACTAGCCCCTGAGCATGTCCAGGCTCGCTACAACCGTGCTTATGTCGTTTCCGGAGCCAACTATGGCAAGCCGGGCTTAGAGCTTGCTGCCAATGATCTAAAAAAGGTCTTAGAGCTTGATCCGGAAATGGACAAAGCGCACTATCGCTACGCCGAAGTCCTGCATGCTTTGGGACGCTATGAAGAGGCTGAACGAGAAGCGACTTACGTGCTTACCAAACACCCGGACCTCGAGTGCATGGTACTGCTGCGCTGGAAGATCTACATGATGCAGCAAAAATACGATCCAGCCCTGGCCGATGCCCAACGCTGGATGGAATTCGCCCCCGCCAGAAAAGGACGAATCGAGTTGCGGGCCAAAGCGTACGACGGCCTACGAAAATATGAAGAAGCGATCGCCGATTGGAATGTTTTCCTCGAAATCTACCCCGAAAACATCAACGGTCAGCAGATGCGTGCGCAAGCCTATCGAAGATTGAAACGCTACGAAGAAGCCGCCGCTTGCTATACGAAGTTGATGGAGCTAGATCCTGAGGAAAGCCGGTGGCTGCAGGATCGGGCCCAAGCTAGGATTAAATTAGGCCAGTTTGACGAGGCGATGGCCGATATCAACGGTGCCGCTGCGCTGCAACCAACCTACCCGCAGTTCTACTCCATGCGGGCCGACCTTTACAAAGCGATGGGGGAACCGGCAAAAGCGCGAGCGGAAATGATCGCCTATCGAAAAGTGATCGCCACACGTTCGCTACGCAATTCGGATTCTTCCAAGTATGACCAGCAACGGACTGAAATCGAAAATAATATCACCGAGCAATTTGCCAAGATCCGCTCAGGCGAAACCCCATTTGGATCGAAGTTTCGGTTGCGGCTAAACGATGAGCACGAGGACTGGGGGAAGCTGTGGTTAGCGGCACTGGCTCAACTGCTGGCAGAGCCTGGCGAAGCGACCTTGGAAAACCGCTTGAAGTACATTCGGGTCTTTATCGAACAAATGGATACCTATCCGTTACCGAAGCAGGAAACGGATGAAGTGATCGCGCAGCTCAACGCCATTGCCGCCAGCGAGGAGCCAGAAGCACTACGGGAAAAGGCCCGTACGGATGCCATTCTGCTGGATGTTTTTCAGAAGGCGAATGATCCTACCCAAAGCATCGGCGAGCCAGGAAGTCTTACGATCGATCGCGTTAACTTTGCGACCGACGCGTTAGGCAGCGATCAAAGCTTCCGCCGGCACAACCAGCCCCATCAATGGTTGAAATACAACCAAGAAAGTACATCGGGAACGTTCTATTATCGAGAAATCAAACGAACGCCAGAGTACATCGAATTGATAGCGATCCGGGACGCCACGCGGGTGCGGATTAGCCCCGATCAAGTCCTTCAATCGCCTGACGGGAAGGCTTGGTTTTCGATTAACGAGTTTCCTGGCCGTTTGGCAATTGTGGAACGGAATGAGCTGACCAAGCACGTTCAAGAGCAAGTCGCCCAGCTCAAACAAGGTAATTCGGTCGATCGCAAGGCCCTTTATGTCCAATACACAAATCCCATCTGGGTGCGGTTGTGGCTCGATGGATTGACATCGGTTTTGGCCACCGAGAACCAACCGGCCCAAAAACGGGCCCTAGCTGCTTTGCTGCTGTTGACCCAAAACGTCAACTACAACATTTTGCCTGCTGCTGAAACCAGCCACGCACAAGACGCATTGGCTGCCATCGTTAAGGGCCAATTCCCTCAGGAAATGAAGAACGATGCGAAGCAGGCATCCAGAGTACTAGAGGTTTTATCGCGCGTGAATGCGCCGGGCTATTCCGGCGACGAACCGAACGCCTTGAACGGAACGCAGTTTAGTTATCCCGCTGATGAGCAAGGTCGGCCGGGAATGCTGAAAAAACTTCGATCTAGAACGCCGGTATGGCAGTCAACCAAGAATGATCGCTTTTGGGCCAGCTTGCGAGAAGTTCGCAGAACGAGCGAATTCATCGAGTTGTTCGATCCCAACCGAGGCCTTTGGACCCGCATCGAACCAACCCAGGCTTTCTGGTCGTTCGATCAGGAGAACTGGCAACTGATTGGTAAGGGGGAGCTAACCGAGCAATAG
- the flhB gene encoding flagellar biosynthesis protein FlhB — translation MSDQEKTEEATQHRRDQAREKGQIPKSQDLVSAVMLTVALGALMYLGRDLIDFLGQLTRDELGTVPPLNPTQMWATHHSALVVWRLATVMAPILLVLFIAGIVINMAQTGVMFLPDKLGFDWNRVNPASGFKRLFSLTNLMKLIFGIGKVAIISIVAGVTIWYEMDEILGLAALSTIEVASYLLDTALWTSMKIAICLVVLALLDYGYQLWKAEQDLMMTKEEIREEIKNMQGDPQVAARRRQVARQLAMSRMANDVPKADVVVTNPTELAIALKYDPYEMSAPVVVAKGAGSVAQRIRRLALENNIPVVERKELARALYAEAELGRPIPAERYAAVAEVLRYVYELQGKQMPTMSDLERADRERGRAA, via the coding sequence ATGTCGGATCAGGAAAAAACAGAAGAAGCAACCCAGCATCGCCGCGACCAGGCTCGGGAAAAGGGACAGATTCCCAAGAGCCAGGACTTGGTCTCGGCAGTCATGCTGACCGTCGCTTTGGGCGCGCTGATGTATCTTGGCCGCGACCTGATCGATTTTCTGGGGCAGCTTACCCGTGACGAGCTGGGAACTGTGCCCCCTTTGAATCCCACGCAAATGTGGGCAACCCATCACAGCGCGTTGGTGGTGTGGCGGTTGGCGACGGTGATGGCGCCGATATTGCTGGTCCTTTTTATTGCCGGCATCGTGATCAACATGGCCCAGACTGGCGTGATGTTTCTGCCAGATAAGTTGGGCTTCGATTGGAACCGGGTGAATCCGGCATCTGGTTTTAAACGGCTCTTTTCATTAACGAACTTGATGAAGCTGATCTTCGGGATCGGCAAAGTCGCGATCATTTCGATCGTGGCTGGCGTGACCATCTGGTACGAGATGGACGAAATTCTTGGGCTCGCCGCACTGAGCACCATTGAGGTGGCCAGTTACTTGCTGGACACGGCCTTGTGGACCTCGATGAAAATTGCGATCTGTCTGGTGGTTCTCGCTTTGTTGGACTACGGCTACCAATTGTGGAAGGCTGAGCAAGACCTGATGATGACCAAGGAGGAGATTCGCGAGGAAATCAAAAACATGCAGGGTGATCCTCAGGTCGCCGCTCGGCGTCGCCAGGTTGCTCGGCAACTGGCCATGAGCCGGATGGCAAACGATGTCCCTAAGGCCGACGTGGTCGTGACCAATCCCACGGAACTCGCGATTGCCTTGAAGTACGATCCCTACGAAATGTCTGCCCCGGTAGTGGTGGCCAAAGGAGCCGGCTCGGTTGCGCAGCGTATTCGACGTTTGGCCCTAGAGAACAACATTCCGGTGGTCGAACGCAAAGAACTGGCCCGGGCCTTGTACGCCGAAGCGGAGCTAGGCCGACCCATTCCTGCCGAACGATACGCTGCCGTAGCCGAAGTGCTGCGTTATGTTTACGAACTACAAGGCAAACAAATGCCAACCATGTCGGACTTGGAACGCGCCGACCGCGAACGGGGTAGGGCGGCTTAG
- a CDS encoding flagellar biosynthetic protein FliR, with translation MELLRYLEPTLEQLLIFAAIVTRVGGLIATAPVLGANYAPMRIKAFLAVAISLMLTPVFWEYDFPMPGNAAALLVVMVGELLIGLSLGLGIKILFAGVQITGQLLGQIGGLSIADVFNPAFDDNVPMLSIIFDLVVLAVFLVIGGHRFLMAALLNTFTEIPPGIAAVDVNIVSVIRETLSTSLVLGVQAAAPGTVALLIGVLVMGVISRTLPQLNLMAIGFSMNTMLLMAFIMLTIGSVVWIFQDSVEPTVDKIRSMFHTIEAVAT, from the coding sequence ATGGAATTGCTTCGCTATCTGGAGCCAACCCTTGAGCAACTGCTGATCTTCGCGGCGATTGTCACGCGGGTTGGTGGTTTGATCGCGACCGCCCCGGTCTTGGGGGCAAACTATGCTCCGATGCGAATCAAAGCCTTTCTGGCGGTCGCCATCTCGTTGATGCTGACACCCGTGTTTTGGGAGTACGACTTCCCCATGCCGGGCAATGCGGCAGCGTTGCTGGTAGTGATGGTGGGCGAACTGTTGATCGGTTTGTCGCTGGGACTGGGAATCAAAATTCTTTTTGCTGGGGTACAGATCACTGGGCAACTGTTAGGGCAGATCGGTGGTTTGTCGATTGCCGATGTCTTTAACCCGGCGTTCGACGACAACGTGCCAATGCTGTCGATCATTTTCGACTTGGTAGTATTGGCCGTGTTCCTCGTGATTGGCGGACATCGTTTTCTGATGGCGGCGCTGCTAAACACGTTTACAGAGATCCCGCCAGGCATCGCGGCGGTGGATGTCAACATTGTGTCGGTCATTCGCGAAACATTGTCCACCTCGTTGGTTCTCGGCGTGCAAGCTGCTGCCCCTGGAACGGTGGCGCTGCTGATTGGCGTGCTGGTGATGGGCGTGATCAGCCGCACGTTGCCGCAGTTGAATTTGATGGCGATTGGTTTCAGCATGAACACGATGCTGCTGATGGCCTTCATCATGCTGACGATTGGTAGCGTGGTTTGGATCTTTCAAGATTCGGTCGAGCCAACCGTCGACAAGATTCGGTCGATGTTTCATACCATCGAGGCGGTAGCGACTTAA
- the fliQ gene encoding flagellar biosynthesis protein FliQ: MDPTMVIDLTRNAMIMCLIIGAPVLIVGMLVGLLIGFLQALTQVQDQTVSFVPKILAMAVTLAFTLPWIFQKLVSYSAELFSNIPDRIAGG, from the coding sequence ATGGACCCCACAATGGTCATCGACCTGACTCGCAACGCGATGATAATGTGCCTGATCATTGGTGCCCCGGTGCTGATTGTGGGGATGTTGGTTGGTCTGTTGATTGGCTTTCTGCAGGCGTTGACGCAAGTGCAGGATCAAACGGTTTCGTTTGTGCCCAAGATCTTGGCCATGGCGGTGACATTGGCTTTCACGTTACCGTGGATCTTTCAAAAGCTGGTCAGCTACAGTGCTGAGTTGTTCTCGAACATTCCCGATCGCATCGCAGGCGGTTAA